In the genome of Anabaena cylindrica PCC 7122, the window GTAGAAATTGTTACTGCTGCCATCATCAACGGCCAATTATTGGTAAACTGCTCTTGAAATTCTGCCAGTGCCAGTTGCACCGTTCTTAATTCTGGTCTTGTTGTAAAGACCAAGGGCTTAAATAAATCGTTCCATTCTCCAATAAAGGTGAATAAAAACAGCGTTACTAAAGCTGGGCGTGCTAAAGGTAACATGATGCGCCACAGAATTTGTAGTCGGTTCGCGCCATCAATGGCTGCTGCTTCTTCCAATTCCACGGGAATTGTCTGAAAATATTGACGTAACAGAAAAATTCCAAAGCCGTTTACCGCACTGGGTAAAATCAAAGCCCAGTATGTATTGATCATGTGTCCCCACTTCAACACCAAAAAGATGGGAATTACCAATAACTGAAAGGGAATTACCAAAGTTGCTAGTACCACCAACAATAGTGCTTGTCTGCCCCTAAATTTCAGCCTTGCGAGGGCGTAACCTGCCAAAGCAGATGTGATAATTTGAAAAGCCGTAACTGCGATCGCTACCAAGGTAGAATTAGCAAATGCTAGTAAAAACTTCCCTCGTTCCCAAGCCTCCCGGTAATTAGCTAAAGTCCAGTTATTTTTTCCCAAAACTCTTGGAGTTGTACCCGCAGGTGAAAAGGAAGTGAGAAAGACCACAATCAAAGGCAGTAGAATGATAAATGCTCCTAGCACCAACACCACCAGACCCCATAAATTCGTATTTTTCAGATTCCAGGTTCGCTTGAACATCGGTTATGCTTCTAAAACAGTCATTTTTTAGTATTAGAGCATCACCTCTGGTAAAAACTCATCTAATTACCATAATTTCTTGTTAAGTTAAATTAAACCACAGTGATTATCATCCTTAATTCCTGGGGTAAGTTAGATTTTAGTATCAAATAATTCAGGGTTACGGAGTAAACATACCATGCAGCAGCTTGTTGAGCAAATTGAAAAAA includes:
- a CDS encoding carbohydrate ABC transporter permease; the protein is MFKRTWNLKNTNLWGLVVLVLGAFIILLPLIVVFLTSFSPAGTTPRVLGKNNWTLANYREAWERGKFLLAFANSTLVAIAVTAFQIITSALAGYALARLKFRGRQALLLVVLATLVIPFQLLVIPIFLVLKWGHMINTYWALILPSAVNGFGIFLLRQYFQTIPVELEEAAAIDGANRLQILWRIMLPLARPALVTLFLFTFIGEWNDLFKPLVFTTRPELRTVQLALAEFQEQFTNNWPLMMAAVTISTVPVMVLFLFGQRQFIRGIAATGIKN